The Ignicoccus hospitalis KIN4/I genome includes the window TTCACGCGGGAAGCAGCGCTCATGCCCGCGGCGCCGCCGCCTACGACTACGACCTCCACGTGGGGCACCGGGCCCACGAGCGCGCGGAAAATAATTTACGCGTTTTTACTAAACGGTTAGGATTGCTCCATCTTCTGTCTCAAGCAAGAGCCCATGACCTTGGCTAAGTACAGCATCACTCCGAGGCCCGCAGTTATGTCTGGATCTTTCATCACCTTCAGTAGGCCCAAGAGGCCCACAGGCTTGGCGTGCTTTAAGAAGTCCGGAGAATTCAAGGCCTTCATTGTACACTCCGACATGGCTTCTACGTTCTCCTTGAACACTATAGGATCTACGTCTTCAAGGGCGTTTAATGCGGCGTCCGCGGCCGCCATCGCGTGGTGCATCCTTCTGTCGTTAGCCCCTAGCTCCAGCACCTCCTCGCCCTTCTCGGCCAAAGCGACTGCTATCCCCAGCAGGCCGGTCTCTTGGAGCTTTGCTATCGCGTCCGCCAACCTTTCTATAGCCTTCGCCAGCTCCTCTATTTTCTCCGCCTCTAACTTTTCCAACACCTTAGACAGCTCCTCACTCACGTCCTATCACCTCAGGGCGTCTATCCAGCCCAAGTAAAAGGCTAATTTCATGAACTTGATCATTGGGCTCTGGGCCGTTACGTACATCTTCTGAGTAGGTCCGTTGTGATCTATGTCGAAGGTGACCATCATTCCGGTGGGGCCGAAGTCCGCCACTGCGACTATCTCGTCGGGGAAGAGCACGGTGCCCCTTACGCCGGTTAGGTCGGATATGAGCGCGTCGGCCGCCGAGACCGCAGCGGCGTGGGAGAATATGCCAGCTATGGGGAAGTTCACACAAGGCATAGCGGCGTCGGTCGGCACGAAGACGTTCCTATACTTCGGGTTGCGGAACTCCGGGTAGGTAGTGGCCAACACCTTCTTGTTGTTCGGACAGACCAGCTCTGGCCTGTTCTTTGCGAACTCCGGCACCTTAACTGGAGGCACGTATATCAATAGGTCATACTTGAGTGTGCTACCGTCTGTAAACACAATCTCTTTCTCTCTGACCTCCTTGGCCTCCTTGCCCGGGTGGTAAATTATTCCCAGCTTGTTGTGTATCCTCCGGAACTGCCTAAAGACGTCCTTGAACATCTGGCCCATCTGCTTCTCGTCGAATACCGTAACCAAGTGGACCTCCGAGCGGGGGTCCTTCCTCATTGCGAAGTACTTCAACTTGCCGGCCATCTCGAACGGGTAACA containing:
- a CDS encoding NAD(P)/FAD-dependent oxidoreductase codes for the protein MPERVVFLGGGVSTLVALRRLREGPPELQDKLQITIINRDEWHYMPPLFADFALGEVREDQLKAPVANIAKRYGAELIIDEVVDVDPAKQQLKTKGGKTIEYDYLFIGSGVSYDHEAVPGLSRYGYHNYSLEGAKRMREALSKFKGGRVVMLVPGLPFRCGCYPFEMAGKLKYFAMRKDPRSEVHLVTVFDEKQMGQMFKDVFRQFRRIHNKLGIIYHPGKEAKEVREKEIVFTDGSTLKYDLLIYVPPVKVPEFAKNRPELVCPNNKKVLATTYPEFRNPKYRNVFVPTDAAMPCVNFPIAGIFSHAAAVSAADALISDLTGVRGTVLFPDEIVAVADFGPTGMMVTFDIDHNGPTQKMYVTAQSPMIKFMKLAFYLGWIDALR
- a CDS encoding DUF1641 domain-containing protein; the encoded protein is MSEELSKVLEKLEAEKIEELAKAIERLADAIAKLQETGLLGIAVALAEKGEEVLELGANDRRMHHAMAAADAALNALEDVDPIVFKENVEAMSECTMKALNSPDFLKHAKPVGLLGLLKVMKDPDITAGLGVMLYLAKVMGSCLRQKMEQS